A part of Verrucomicrobium sp. genomic DNA contains:
- a CDS encoding response regulator: MTDSPLDTVLLVDDDRVNRMLLADTLQLDCHVLLAKDGPSALRQIRENSEISLVLLDVSMPGMDGYEVLRLLKADGSTAHVPVVFITGNTDEAEEERGLAAGAVDYIVKPVRPALVRARIRTLLKTAILERELTRPPASAPPGSPDPAVVLLVDDEAVVAEAVRADLQGLPGLEFHHCADGTGAVHEAVRLRPTVILQDLSMPGVDGLLLLARYREHPCLRDVPVLVLSGQEEPLVKAQAFEIGASDYLVKPTAQAELLARIRFHSQAYQDRLRRDEAARVLREAMRLREDFSHFAVHDLGSPLATILLDADELLAAASSGVPSPALLRIRDNALRLSSMTQDMLLLAKMEEGKLRIDSRPGDLLATVKEAVRNLAPFAERRGLEIRVEASSSSLEARYDAALLLRVMDNLLSNALKFSPASGVVVVRAVALEGGVQVEIEDRGPGIPEEVRERIFDKFEVGALRKDVPQSGLGLTFCRMAVEAHGGRIGVEAGTEGGSVFRFRF; the protein is encoded by the coding sequence GTGACGGACTCTCCGCTGGATACCGTCCTGCTGGTTGACGATGACCGGGTGAACCGGATGCTGTTGGCCGACACTCTCCAGCTTGATTGTCACGTGCTCCTGGCGAAGGACGGCCCATCTGCCCTCCGGCAGATCCGGGAGAACTCGGAAATTTCGCTCGTCCTTTTGGACGTGAGCATGCCGGGGATGGATGGTTACGAGGTCCTGCGCCTCCTAAAGGCGGATGGGAGCACGGCCCATGTGCCGGTGGTTTTCATCACCGGCAATACGGATGAGGCGGAGGAAGAGCGGGGCCTGGCCGCCGGCGCTGTGGACTATATCGTCAAGCCGGTGCGCCCTGCGCTCGTCCGTGCGCGCATCCGCACCTTGCTTAAGACGGCTATCCTGGAGAGGGAATTGACACGGCCTCCGGCCTCTGCTCCGCCGGGTTCCCCCGATCCCGCGGTGGTCCTTCTTGTGGACGACGAGGCGGTTGTCGCTGAGGCGGTGAGGGCTGATTTACAGGGCTTGCCCGGCCTGGAATTCCACCATTGCGCGGACGGAACGGGGGCGGTCCATGAGGCCGTCCGGCTCCGGCCCACGGTAATCCTGCAGGACCTAAGCATGCCTGGAGTGGACGGCCTCCTCCTCCTGGCCCGCTACCGGGAACACCCGTGCCTACGGGACGTGCCTGTCCTGGTTCTGTCCGGGCAGGAGGAGCCGCTGGTGAAAGCGCAGGCGTTTGAAATCGGCGCCAGCGACTACCTGGTCAAGCCCACCGCCCAGGCCGAGTTGCTCGCCCGTATCCGCTTCCACTCCCAGGCGTATCAGGACCGGCTCCGGCGTGACGAGGCCGCCCGGGTCCTGCGCGAGGCGATGCGGCTGCGCGAGGATTTCTCCCATTTTGCGGTCCATGACCTTGGCAGTCCCCTGGCCACGATCCTGCTGGACGCCGACGAGCTCCTGGCCGCGGCCTCTTCCGGCGTGCCGAGCCCCGCGTTGCTCCGCATCCGCGACAATGCCTTGCGACTTAGCTCCATGACCCAGGACATGCTTCTCTTGGCGAAGATGGAGGAGGGAAAGCTGCGGATCGACTCCCGTCCGGGCGATTTGCTCGCGACGGTCAAGGAAGCGGTCCGGAACCTGGCCCCCTTTGCGGAACGGCGCGGGCTGGAGATTCGCGTGGAGGCCTCCTCTTCCTCCCTGGAGGCCCGGTATGATGCCGCGCTTCTCCTCCGGGTGATGGACAATCTTCTGTCCAACGCCCTTAAATTCTCTCCTGCCTCCGGCGTGGTTGTGGTCCGCGCCGTTGCCTTGGAAGGAGGCGTCCAGGTTGAGATCGAGGACCGTGGCCCCGGCATTCCCGAGGAGGTGCGGGAGCGCATCTTTGACAAGTTTGAGGTGGGCGCCCTGCGGAAGGACGTTCCCCAGAGCGGACTGGGACTGACCTTTTGCCGCATGGCGGTGGAGGCCCACGGCGGCCGCATCGGCGTGGAGGCGGGAACGGAAGGCGGGAGCGTCTTTCGCTTTCGTTTTTAG